GAGGTCGCCTGCGAGAACAGGAGGTGGCAAGCAGCCTGATATCACACGTAGAATGGTAATGAAGCTTACCCTTATCTCTCTCGGGtccttcctcccagagcctgTAATGGGACTCCAGGGCTGCTGCAGCCTGGGGCTGACCTGGGAGGGGCAGCCATGGGCCCAGGGGTGGGTAAagtcctggggtggggacagCAGGAGCACCATGAAGTCAGTGTGGGGGCTGCAGAGGGCCATGGGCCCCAGATGCCCACCTCTGCCTGGCCGCCTTGGCGCTCCTGGCCCCGTCTGCTCCTGGCTGCAGCTTGGGCCTCCTGTCTTCTTCAGCCACCAGAGCAGGACCCCTGACAGGAGCGACGATCATCGATCACATCAGGACACCACTGGTGAGGTATGCAAAGCATACAGTAGTGGAGCCCGTCTGCCATGCAGGGAGCTCGTAGGCAGTGTTCCTCCCACCATGTCCCCTTCAGCCTCCAGACCCCCCTCCTGAAGCAAACACTGACCCTGGCCTCCACTGCTTCACCAGGCCCACCTGCCTCCACATGTTCTGTTCATCCAAACTCCTCCCTGAGTGCCTCTCCACCATCAGAGTTCTTTCTTCTCCTGGACAGCCTTTCATCCCCGCCCCTTCTTCCCCTGCACCCCTATTTCCCTCTGATTTGGAATTGCACCCTCCATCTCTGACAGCCTCCTTTGCCCCACCCCCCCAACCAGACTCCTCCCTGACGCTTCCTCAGTGTGACCCAATAGCACACCCACTGCGCACTGTCCCACAGAGTCCGTCCTCACACACCCCTGGAGCAGCTTCTCCTGCCCCAGCCACCTTGGGCCTTGGTCACCCAATTTTGGCCCTGTCCTGGTGGCAGGTGGCTGCCAAAGCCTAAAGCCCGTCCACCTCCTCACAGCATGGGTCCCAGGCAGTGGCGTCATTTTGGGGAGACCCAGGCCTACAGGTAGTGGCTGGTATCCCCTCTTTGCTAAGATGTGATGACCAGAATCTCctggaaatagaaattacaaagaGAGTCAAGATCAAGATctgcaaggagaaagaaaaagacatatcACATCCAAAACAAATGGGCTCAGCCTACAACCTGAATTCTTTGGGGAGCACATTGAATCCACTGGGTGCTGAGCAGGACACCACAACCCCCAGCTCTCCTGCAGCACAAAAGGCCAACCAGAACAGCTGCCTGGTCCTGAGCAGCTGTCAGATCCAAAAGTCTTGGAGGGCCACCTACAGCACACAACTAACCAGCTTTTCTGGGGTCTCCCTTCCCTACATAGTGAATCCCTTGGGGCCACTGCCTGGACCTCTGAGAGCCCTTCAGCACTACAGTCtccatcttttttattcaatGTAATCTCAAAACGTTACCCAATTCAAATGCAGGCTAAAATTTCTCCATCATCTTTCCAGTCCCAGCCTCTGTCCCAACTGGAGTTCCAGTCTCCACACTCGATTCCAAGCTTACCTCAATTTGAACCACCAGTTCTGGTTCATGTCCATATCCCAGCCTATCTCCTATCCCCTCTCCCAAACATACCACCTTGTCCACACCACATTAGGGCCTGTCGAGTAACTTGTTCTACTTTGCAGAATAAGCCACAATCTCTCATCTGGACTGAGATTCGACACCCAGAACGGCCCACATTGCAGAAGCAACTAGAAAGACAGCGGGCTCTATCCTCTGGAGTCAAAAGGCCTCAGGAAGTCTGCAGTGTCCCTACTTCCACCCGTCCTGAGGACAGCAGGGTGACTGCGATGCTTCCTGAGAATTTGCCCATCAGTCCTGAGATGCGGAAGGTACTGGAGCAGCACCTCCAAGAGCAGTTCATTCACCCCCCATGGGAGCTGCCTGGCAAGATCTGGGAGACTCTGGAACAAGTTCGGCTCCAGGGTGAGTTACCAGCCACAAGTCAGACACAGGAGCCTCACCGACCCTCACGGACCATCACGTTCCCTCGTGAAAGCAGCCCGGATTCCCAGAAGGTGGGACTGTGGCACAGCCAAGACCTGGGCAGAGGGCCAAGGGGCTTCATGGTGTGTGTCCCAGAAGATCTCCCCAGGGACTCAGGAAGCCCCCTATTGAGGTTGCCAGTGGTGAGCTCAGAGGAGTCAGAAAGTGACTTGAGTCTCCCGAGTCACGATATACTAGGGGAATTAGATAAGAGTGTAGAAAACATCCCGAAAAGACACCCAAGAAGGACATTGAGGAAGACCGGTGAAGGTCTGAGCTCAATGAGTGGGCACACATCCCGGCTTGCTGACAGCTTTGCTTATCCGAAGTTGGACACCCACTCAGAAACCGGGAATCGAGGAGTCTTAAAGGGCTGGAAACCCCATATGAACACCTGCCATGGGACCCCCTTTCTTGAGCTGGACAAGCGACAGATGCTGGAAGCACATACCACAAGGTTTCAGGCTAAGCACAGGTGGCGGGTACTCTTTAAGGTCCTGAAGACCGTAAACATCTTCAACCTCAAAAAGGCTCTACCCTTGCCCATTCTGCACTTGACCTCATCACCCCCAGGCACCTGTGTGTCTGGCATGCCTGCGATAGTCAAGTTTCCTGACTTTGTGAGAAAACCCCTTCAGGCCTTTGCGGAAGAGATGGTGGAAACAGGGGAGTCAGCTTCCACCATGGGGAGGCCACCCCTCAGTCCCCCACATGTGTGTGCAGAAAAGGTCTGGGGAGGAAGCCCATTCAGTGATGACCAAAGGCGGCCCAAATCCTGTCCAACTGGGCAGGAGAGCAGGCCGCCTATTCAGCGCCGCACGCTCAGTGCCATGGGCAGAATCTGGCATAATGGGACTGGGGAGCAGGCCCAGAGGGGCGGCCCAGAGCTGTGTCCCAGTTCAGCAAAGGCCAGGGATGAGCTGAGAAAGGACGGTGGGAGCCGGTCCTCACAGGACCCCTGCAGGAACGTGACAGTACTGGAGGTGAGCTCAACATCACGGTCTTTGAGGGCCGCAGAGGCGTGGGAGGCCACAGGGTTCCCAGCTCTCCAGCCACCATCTAGAGTCAGCTTGCAAACAAAACCGCAGACCTTAAACGTGCATACAAGGATTTCAGAAGCTCCAGGGACCAGTCAAAGTCCACCCATCCATAGAAAGTCTGTTACCCTGTGCCCAGTACAACCATTTCCCAGCACAGAGGCTGTGAGTGAGCTGAAGCCCCAGGTGAAGGTACAGTCAGGGAACCATCTCCCAGACTGTCCCCAACACACACTGCTCATCAGAGGCCACGTGGCTTCTCGGGCACCCCTGTGCTGTCCCCAGAGAGGGCCTACGGGAAAGCACAGAGAGGGGTCTGGAGCACTGGGCCCACGTCAGGCTGTGACTACGGGCCAGCCTGCCCGGGTCCGGGAAGCAGTACACCCTGCTGGGAAGAGATGCCCTCAGTGCCCACCAGGGGAGGAATGGAGGCCTCCAGAAAGCTCCTTTGGAGGAAGGTTGAGGCTCTTCTTCCATAAGAAGTTTCACCATAAAAACAACGAACATCAGGATACTCTGTGCAAATCTAAACTCTCATCAGCCACCGCCCAGAGCCAGGGATCACGCCCAAGAAGATCAATTTTGAAGAACGCGGATCCTGATGCTAAGGAGCTGATGAGAGCAGTCGGACAGACTTTAGATGAGAAAAGGGCAATTCTCCGTGGACTTCATTCCACAAAGTTAAGTAAACATCAACAGGAATTCCAAGCCCCAGTACGTGGGTGTTACCACTCCCATGGGCAATTCCAAGCCCCAGTACGTGGGTGTTACCACTCCCATGGGCAATTCCAAGCCCCAGTACGTGGGTGTTGCCACTTCCATGGGCAATTCCAAGCCCCAGTCTGTGGGTTTTACCACTCACATGGGCAATATCAGGCCCCAGTCTGTGCGTGTTGCCACTCCCATGGGCAATTCCAAGCCCCAGTACATGGGGGCTGCCACTCCCATGGTCAATTCTAAGCCCCAGTACGTGGGTGTTGCCACTTCCTCCGGCAGCCTGGCTACTGAGAGCCAGTGAAAATTAGTCATACACACTGTGGTCACCAAGCCACCCAGCAGGGCCAGACTTGTCCTGTCAAGGAAAGTCAAGTCAAACACCAAGAGTCCTTGAAAAGAGTCATATTCAACAAGCAGCTGGACCTGAGGAGCTCCACGTCCTTGTACCACAAGAAGACTCTGTCTTCTCCAGTCAGTCACTGCCAGGGTGGATTGGCTGTGCCATGCGTCCCAGGCCAACAGATGATACACTACCTGCGGCACTGTCCTCTTTGCAGAGGTGTCTAGTCTGGGCAACCCCAAGGTGCTCTAACCTTTCCTCATTCAAGTCTCCAAGAAAAAATGCAAACCTTTTTCTCATTAGCACATCCAACATATTTAAGCTCCccaataaacatgtttttttccctcataaaAGGATTGTGTATTGGCTCCTGTGCTCATGATGTGCTTTGGCTTGCagaagggagggcagggagagagggatgtGGGATTCTGCAGGATCGCTCCTTACCCCACGTCTCTTCCTTGCCCATATTTTCATACCACTGTTattacacaaacaacaaaaaactgaaaatgaggcAACTACCCTATGAAGGTCTCATTCTCTGCAGGGTCTATTTGACTGCATTTCTCCTGCTTCCATGCCACTTTGAACTCCAGGCGGCTGTGGAGGGCAGGTGTGTGGAGGCATTACAGAGCTGGGCATCCCTCTCAGGCTCCAGAAAGTATTAGAGCCACAAGAGTGCATGTCTGGGAGGGGGTGCTGGGTCCTGAGGTCAGAAGCAGGAGAAATCTGGCACCTGGATCTCTTGGAGGGAACAGATGACACCAGCCCCCTGGGGCCCCTTTTCTCTCTGATGAAGCCTGGATTGGGAGGTGCCCTGTGAAACTGACTTGGCATAGCCTTAAAGAAATGGACGtgcacccagccccacccctcttTCCCACACTTTAGAGCAGCCTCAGCTAGGATGGCACCGTCACCTGGTGCACAGTGGGGGGTGGAGCATCAGGAAGGCTGCAGGGCCCTGGTCACCCCTGTCCCAAATAAATGAACGGCCATGCTCAGGGATCACCCACCTTCCCTTGTTAGTCCTAGAGAAGGAGTTCTGGAATGAATTAAAGAGGGCCTTGAGTGTGGTGTGgtgtaaaattgcagtatttcaagaatctctcccctggcatTAGTCTCTTTACATACACCGCTCAGCTTCTCGCAGACTCTGGGGGAAGGCGTGGAGAGAGGCTGTTCTCTCTTCCCATTGTGTAACTGGTCTGGCACCTTTCAGTAGCCAGGGACCTGTTCTCAGAGTTTCTcctgaaaggggagggtggggcagaGAGCCCACCGAGGAGGAGAGTGAGAGCAGCAGCCCAAAGGGACAAACGGAGCCAGCCTCACTGTGAGCGATAAACATGTTTCTACCATTGACGCTGAGAGTCTAGCCTTTCAGTCACACTGGTTTATTCATCCCGGGCCAGGAACACTGACCCCCCACAGCTTCACCATGTAGTGATTATCTGACAGCTGTACACTGTGAATCTCTGGGAGTGAAGAATTGAAAAGTTGGGATTGGAGGAAGGAGGTGCCCATGAATGTGCAGAGAACAAGGAGCCCCCTGGGGTCCTCCCGCCATCTGCAGAAGGAAAATTTAAGAGCCTAGTGGCTCATCCCGGCCCCACCCTGTGGTCTCCATACTGTTCCAGCTCTGAGATCACAGGCCTAGCTAAGCCATTGGCTCACAGGCAGGGGACCAAACATCCAGGAGGAAAGCAAATCAGAGCAAGTTCATCCCTTGACAAAGTATTCCAAGCTTGCCCATCAATCCTTGAATTCTCTTCATTCTAGAAAAGATAGTTACACATAGGTGGGGGCACTGCACATGGACACAGGAGGGAGACGTAGCACAGATGGTGATGCTGATAGTGCAGCAACAGGAAGGGGAAACCCCTTTGCCCTCTCAGCTCAGGCTTCCACACCATGCAGTACGGCCAGAAGTGGAAAGGCGGGATGCACACAGGGATCGCACAGACCACACAGAGACAGTTCTCCACAGAGACCTCTCACTCAGACACCTTCCACAGAGGCCACGTGTCTCCCAGAGACTTTAAACCTCACACAGGGCCGTTACGGTGCATCACAGATCCTTAGACAGAAACCTCATTTCCCACAGAGATCTGTCAGCAAACCTCTCAAAGCCTTCACTTAGACCTCATCCAGAGAGCTCCCCCAGATACCTCACATGGCTTCACAGAAACCTCATCCAGGGGTGGAATATGTAGATGCACTATCGCACAGAAAGTCAGAACACAATGTGCACAGAGACTTGCGTCCATTATTTAGAATCCACTGCCAAGACCTGCTTCAGAAATGGGAACCTCCCCAGCAAACTGCAGATCCGTGAGATGCTCCGACGTCAGCACGGCACTCAGCACGGCTCTCTGCTTGGGAGAAATGGCTGGGAATTTTTGTTCTTCTGTAATGGCATTGCATCTGAACAAAGCTGCAGATTCCACGTGTAGAGTTGCAAAATGAATTGTTTCACAGGTCTTCATTCACTTGCAAagcacaacttttttttttttttttagagggcatctctcatatttattgatcaaatggttgttaacaataaaactctgtataggggagtcaatgctcaatgcacaatcattaattcatctcaagcctaattgtcatcagtctccaatcttctgaagcataatgaacaagtttttagatggtgaacgaattcttacatagtgaataaattcttacatggtgaacagtacaagggcattcatcacagaaactttcggttttgataacgcattatgaactataaacaatcaggtcaaatatgaatattcatttgatttttatacttgatttatatgttgatcccacatttctccctttattattattattattattattattattattatttttaataaaatgctgaagtggtaggtagacgcaagataaaggtagaaaacatagtttagtgctttaagagggcaaatgtagatgatcaggtgtgtgcctatggactaagtattaatccaagctagacaagggcagcaaaacatccacggatgcagaagatttctctcaaagcagggggggtgaggttctgagcctcacctctgttgatccccaatttctcacctgatggcccccctgcgactgtgcctgtcttaggttgttcctcccttgaggaatcttacccgtctctggctaactgccatcttccggggccatacagggaaatgtaaagttggtaagtgagagagaagccatattgtttgaaaagt
This portion of the Manis javanica isolate MJ-LG chromosome 6, MJ_LKY, whole genome shotgun sequence genome encodes:
- the LOC140849959 gene encoding spermatogenesis-associated protein 31A6-like, with the translated sequence MGPRCPPLPGRLGAPGPVCSWLQLGPPVFFSHQSRTPDRSDDHRSHQDTTGENKPQSLIWTEIRHPERPTLQKQLERQRALSSGVKRPQEVCSVPTSTRPEDSRVTAMLPENLPISPEMRKVLEQHLQEQFIHPPWELPGKIWETLEQVRLQGELPATSQTQEPHRPSRTITFPRESSPDSQKVGLWHSQDLGRGPRGFMVCVPEDLPRDSGSPLLRLPVVSSEESESDLSLPSHDILGELDKSVENIPKRHPRRTLRKTGEGLSSMSGHTSRLADSFAYPKLDTHSETGNRGVLKGWKPHMNTCHGTPFLELDKRQMLEAHTTRFQAKHRWRVLFKVLKTVNIFNLKKALPLPILHLTSSPPGTCVSGMPAIVKFPDFVRKPLQAFAEEMVETGESASTMGRPPLSPPHVCAEKVWGGSPFSDDQRRPKSCPTGQESRPPIQRRTLSAMGRIWHNGTGEQAQRGGPELCPSSAKARDELRKDGGSRSSQDPCRNVTVLEVSSTSRSLRAAEAWEATGFPALQPPSRVSLQTKPQTLNVHTRISEAPGTSQSPPIHRKSVTLCPVQPFPSTEAVSELKPQVKVQSGNHLPDCPQHTLLIRGHVASRAPLCCPQRGPTGKHREGSGALGPRQAVTTGQPARVREAVHPAGKRCPQCPPGEEWRPPESSFGGRLRLFFHKKFHHKNNEHQDTLCKSKLSSATAQSQGSRPRRSILKNADPDAKELMRAVGQTLDEKRAILRGLHSTKLSKHQQEFQAPVRGCYHSHGQFQAPVRGCYHSHGQFQAPVRGCCHFHGQFQAPVCGFYHSHGQYQAPVCACCHSHGQFQAPVHGGCHSHGQF